Proteins co-encoded in one Sulfuricystis thermophila genomic window:
- the rpmC gene encoding 50S ribosomal protein L29, whose translation MKAGELRMKSEEELRKELIELRKAQFSLRMQLATQQSNNTAQLGKLRKDVARIKTILSERAAGK comes from the coding sequence ATGAAAGCCGGTGAATTGAGGATGAAGAGCGAAGAAGAACTTCGCAAGGAACTGATCGAGCTGCGGAAAGCGCAATTCTCTCTGCGCATGCAGTTGGCTACCCAGCAGTCAAACAACACCGCGCAGCTCGGCAAGCTGCGTAAGGATGTTGCACGTATCAAGACAATCCTGAGTGAAAGGGCTGCAGGCAAATGA
- the rpsQ gene encoding 30S ribosomal protein S17 — protein MSETNKPMRRTLEGRVVSDKMQKTVTVLIERRVKHPVIGKVITRSKKYHAHIEGLSASAGDLVQIEECAPISKTKAWRVSKVIQRASEV, from the coding sequence ATGAGCGAAACGAACAAGCCTATGCGTCGCACGTTGGAAGGGCGGGTTGTAAGCGACAAAATGCAAAAAACCGTGACCGTGCTCATCGAGCGGCGGGTTAAGCATCCGGTGATAGGCAAGGTAATTACCCGTTCAAAGAAGTACCATGCACATATTGAGGGGCTCTCGGCGTCTGCTGGGGATCTGGTCCAGATTGAAGAATGTGCGCCAATCTCGAAAACGAAAGCCTGGCGTGTCAGCAAGGTTATTCAAAGAGCCTCTGAGGTATAG
- the rplN gene encoding 50S ribosomal protein L14 produces MIQMQTRLDVADNTGARSVMCIKVMGGSKRRYAGIGDIIKVSVKDAAPRGRVKKGEVYSAVVVRTAKGVRRQDGSLIRFDNNAAVLLNNKLEPIGTRIFGPVTRELRTERFMKIVSLAPEVL; encoded by the coding sequence ATGATTCAAATGCAAACTCGGTTGGATGTGGCCGACAATACGGGCGCGCGCTCGGTGATGTGTATCAAGGTAATGGGTGGTTCAAAGCGTCGTTACGCCGGAATCGGTGACATCATCAAGGTCAGCGTCAAAGACGCGGCGCCGCGTGGTCGCGTAAAGAAGGGCGAAGTCTATAGTGCTGTGGTCGTCAGGACTGCCAAAGGTGTTCGCCGTCAGGATGGTTCCTTGATTAGGTTCGACAATAATGCAGCGGTGCTGCTGAACAACAAACTCGAGCCTATCGGGACGCGCATTTTTGGGCCTGTCACTCGTGAACTGCGTACCGAGCGTTTCATGAAAATTGTTTCGCTTGCCCCAGAAGTCTTGTGA
- the rplX gene encoding 50S ribosomal protein L24, whose protein sequence is MEKIRKGDEVIVIAGRDKGKRGTVLQCLTEDRLIVGGVNRVKKHMRPNPMKGQSGGIVEKEMPIHVSNVALFNPATQKADRVGFKVLEDGAKVRIFKSTGELVKA, encoded by the coding sequence ATGGAAAAGATTCGTAAAGGCGATGAGGTGATCGTCATCGCGGGGCGCGACAAAGGCAAAAGAGGTACCGTTTTGCAGTGCCTTACAGAGGATCGGCTGATCGTTGGTGGTGTCAATCGTGTCAAGAAGCACATGAGGCCGAATCCGATGAAAGGCCAGTCGGGTGGTATTGTTGAAAAGGAAATGCCCATCCATGTATCGAATGTAGCTTTGTTCAATCCGGCCACGCAGAAAGCCGATCGGGTGGGTTTCAAGGTGCTGGAAGACGGCGCCAAGGTCAGGATATTCAAATCTACCGGCGAATTGGTGAAGGCGTAA
- the rplE gene encoding 50S ribosomal protein L5: protein MARLQEFYRKEVVPQLREQFKYASLMEVPRITKITLNMGVGEAVADKKVLENAVADMTKIAGQKPVVTKARKAIAGFKIREGYPIGCMVTLRRARMYEFLDRFINIAIPRIRDFRGVPGNKGFDGRGNYNIGVREQIIFPEIEYDKIDALRGMNISITTTAKSDAEAKALLSAFKFPFKN, encoded by the coding sequence ATGGCGCGCTTGCAAGAGTTCTATCGAAAAGAAGTCGTTCCGCAGCTCAGGGAACAATTTAAATACGCCTCGTTAATGGAGGTGCCGCGGATTACCAAGATAACGCTGAACATGGGTGTCGGCGAGGCTGTGGCTGATAAAAAGGTTCTCGAAAACGCGGTAGCCGACATGACGAAGATCGCGGGTCAAAAGCCAGTGGTAACCAAAGCGAGGAAGGCGATTGCGGGATTCAAGATTCGTGAGGGTTACCCGATCGGTTGTATGGTGACACTGCGTCGAGCGCGAATGTATGAATTCCTCGACAGATTCATCAATATCGCTATTCCGCGCATCCGCGACTTTCGCGGGGTTCCCGGTAATAAAGGTTTTGATGGACGAGGCAATTACAACATTGGTGTCAGGGAGCAGATCATTTTCCCGGAAATCGAATATGACAAGATCGATGCGCTGCGGGGGATGAATATCAGTATTACCACGACAGCCAAATCCGATGCGGAGGCAAAGGCTTTGCTTTCGGCATTCAAATTCCCGTTCAAGAATTGA
- the rpsN gene encoding 30S ribosomal protein S14, which produces MAKLALKNREAKRAQLMDKYAAKRAELKAIISDAKLSDEERMQARLKLQSLPRNSSPVRQRNRCVLTGRPRGVFRKFGLCRNKLRDIAMRGEVPGMIKASW; this is translated from the coding sequence ATGGCGAAACTTGCACTAAAAAATCGTGAAGCTAAGCGGGCCCAGCTGATGGATAAATATGCGGCCAAGCGTGCCGAATTGAAGGCAATCATCAGTGATGCCAAGCTTAGTGACGAAGAGCGTATGCAGGCCCGGCTGAAGCTTCAGTCGTTGCCCCGTAATTCGAGTCCAGTAAGACAGCGTAATCGCTGTGTACTGACTGGGCGTCCGCGTGGCGTGTTTAGAAAGTTCGGTTTGTGCCGCAATAAACTCCGGGATATCGCCATGCGGGGGGAGGTGCCGGGAATGATCAAGGCGAGCTGGTGA
- the rpsH gene encoding 30S ribosomal protein S8: protein MSMTDPIADMLTRIRNGQMAEKLSVTMPSSKIKEAIAKVLLDEGYIEEFAVRKDGAKSELDIKLKYYAGRPVIERLERVSRPGLRVYRGKQDLPKVMNGLGIAIVSTPKGVMTDRKARSVNVGGEVLCIVA, encoded by the coding sequence ATGAGCATGACTGATCCGATCGCCGATATGCTGACGCGTATTCGGAATGGCCAGATGGCTGAAAAACTTTCTGTCACGATGCCCTCTTCGAAAATCAAGGAAGCAATTGCCAAGGTGCTTCTCGATGAGGGATATATCGAAGAATTTGCCGTCCGAAAGGATGGTGCCAAGTCAGAGCTTGATATCAAGCTGAAGTACTACGCTGGCCGACCCGTTATCGAGCGATTGGAGCGAGTGTCGCGTCCTGGCCTGCGCGTGTATCGAGGCAAACAAGATCTCCCCAAGGTGATGAATGGATTGGGAATCGCCATTGTCTCTACACCGAAGGGCGTGATGACCGATCGCAAAGCGCGCAGCGTCAATGTCGGCGGCGAAGTGCTTTGCATCGTGGCGTAA
- the rplF gene encoding 50S ribosomal protein L6: MSRVAKNPVVLPKGVEVLLSGDQITVKGPLGSLSQFILPAVEVRLEEGSLRCAALKGKPDASAMSGTMRALLNNMVIGVTKGFEKKLTLVGVGYKAQAQGNKLNLSLGFSHPVLHEMPNGIKVETPTQTEIIVKGIDKQLVGQVAAELRAYRSPEPYKGKGIRYADEVVTIKETKKK; this comes from the coding sequence ATGTCTCGTGTCGCCAAGAATCCGGTAGTACTCCCCAAGGGCGTAGAGGTGCTTTTATCGGGAGATCAGATTACCGTCAAAGGACCGTTGGGCTCGTTGTCGCAGTTTATATTGCCTGCCGTTGAGGTGAGGTTGGAAGAAGGCAGTTTGCGGTGTGCGGCGCTGAAAGGCAAACCCGATGCATCTGCGATGTCGGGAACGATGCGTGCTCTATTGAACAATATGGTGATTGGTGTCACCAAGGGATTCGAGAAGAAGCTGACCCTGGTTGGAGTGGGTTACAAGGCACAAGCGCAAGGGAACAAGCTGAATCTTTCATTGGGCTTCTCCCATCCAGTTCTGCATGAGATGCCGAATGGTATCAAGGTCGAAACCCCGACCCAAACAGAGATCATCGTAAAAGGGATCGACAAGCAGTTGGTTGGACAAGTGGCTGCTGAATTACGCGCCTACCGCTCGCCAGAACCTTACAAGGGTAAGGGCATCCGTTATGCGGATGAGGTTGTGACCATCAAGGAGACCAAGAAGAAGTGA
- the rplR gene encoding 50S ribosomal protein L18 — MNKKESRLRRARKTRAKIAELKIARLCVHRSNCHIYAQVYSGSRNQVLAAASSLEPEMRAAIPNGGNVEAAKAVGKLIAERALAKGVREVAFDRSGFKYHGRVKALAEAARESGLKF; from the coding sequence ATGAACAAGAAAGAATCTCGCCTGCGCAGGGCGCGCAAAACCCGCGCCAAGATTGCGGAGCTGAAGATTGCGCGTTTATGCGTCCACCGCTCCAACTGCCATATTTATGCCCAGGTTTATTCGGGGAGCAGGAATCAGGTTCTCGCTGCGGCATCATCCTTGGAGCCTGAAATGCGTGCGGCAATACCCAATGGCGGTAATGTCGAAGCGGCAAAAGCGGTGGGCAAGCTGATTGCTGAGCGTGCTTTGGCCAAGGGGGTCCGAGAGGTGGCGTTTGATCGCTCCGGATTCAAATACCATGGGCGCGTCAAGGCGCTGGCAGAAGCTGCGCGTGAAAGCGGACTCAAGTTCTAA
- the rpsE gene encoding 30S ribosomal protein S5, translating into MAKPQSKKQQQASEERDDGLREKMVSINRVTKVVKGGRILGFAALTVVGDGDGGIGMGKGKAREVPVAVQKAMDEARRKLAKVSLNQGTLHHPVVGKHGATTVLMSPAAPGTGVIAGGPMRAVFEVMGVTDVVAKAIGSTNPYNLVRATIKGLMAMSTPAEIAAKRGKSVQEILEA; encoded by the coding sequence ATGGCAAAACCGCAGAGTAAAAAACAGCAGCAGGCAAGTGAAGAGAGAGACGATGGCTTGCGTGAGAAAATGGTATCGATCAACCGTGTCACGAAAGTTGTCAAAGGTGGACGAATTCTCGGCTTTGCTGCGCTGACGGTGGTTGGTGATGGCGATGGCGGCATTGGGATGGGGAAAGGCAAGGCACGCGAAGTCCCAGTCGCTGTTCAAAAGGCAATGGATGAGGCACGTCGCAAGCTTGCAAAGGTCAGTCTAAATCAAGGAACTCTTCACCATCCAGTGGTTGGCAAACATGGCGCAACTACTGTGCTGATGTCTCCTGCAGCCCCAGGCACCGGCGTTATCGCGGGTGGGCCAATGCGCGCAGTGTTCGAGGTAATGGGTGTGACCGATGTCGTGGCAAAGGCGATCGGATCGACCAATCCGTATAACCTCGTGCGGGCCACGATCAAGGGGCTGATGGCCATGAGTACTCCCGCAGAGATTGCGGCAAAACGCGGTAAATCGGTTCAGGAAATCCTGGAGGCCTGA
- the rpmD gene encoding 50S ribosomal protein L30, which translates to MSEKMIKIKLVRSLIGTKQDHRATVRGLGLSRLNQIRELQDTPAVRGMLKKVAYLVKCEG; encoded by the coding sequence ATGAGCGAAAAGATGATCAAGATCAAGCTGGTCAGAAGCTTGATCGGAACTAAGCAAGACCACCGCGCAACGGTGCGCGGGCTTGGTCTCAGTCGCCTCAATCAAATCAGAGAGCTTCAAGACACCCCTGCAGTTCGAGGGATGCTCAAGAAAGTTGCCTATTTGGTTAAGTGTGAAGGATAA
- the rplO gene encoding 50S ribosomal protein L15 has translation MRLNNLKPADGAKHAGKRVGRGIGSGLGKTAGRGHKGQKSRAGGFHKVGFEGGQMPLQRRLPKRGFIPLSAGKHAEIRLSDLERLPVEDVDLLTLMQGGIIPFGSLSAKVILSGKLTRKVNLKGVGATKGARAAIEAVGGSVADIAAA, from the coding sequence ATGCGTCTCAACAACTTGAAACCGGCCGATGGGGCCAAGCATGCGGGGAAGCGGGTTGGCCGTGGGATCGGTAGCGGTCTTGGTAAAACTGCAGGTCGCGGCCACAAAGGCCAGAAATCCCGTGCAGGCGGATTTCACAAAGTAGGCTTCGAAGGCGGTCAAATGCCACTCCAGCGGCGTTTGCCGAAGCGTGGATTCATTCCCCTCAGCGCGGGAAAACATGCCGAGATTCGCTTGTCAGACCTTGAGAGGCTTCCGGTAGAGGATGTCGATTTGTTGACGCTGATGCAGGGAGGGATCATTCCTTTCGGCAGTCTTTCAGCGAAAGTGATTCTTTCCGGCAAACTGACTCGCAAGGTGAATCTGAAAGGTGTTGGAGCCACCAAGGGCGCGCGCGCGGCAATCGAGGCGGTTGGTGGCAGTGTCGCCGACATTGCAGCTGCCTAA
- the secY gene encoding preprotein translocase subunit SecY, whose protein sequence is MATPSNQAVALGKSGKYGDLWRRLWFLLGALVVYRIGAHIPVPGIDPVRLAELFNSQQGGILGVFNLFSGGALSRFTIFALGIMPYISSSIIMQLMTIAIPSLEQLKKEGEAGRRKITQYTRYGTVALALFQGIGIAIALESQQGLVLEPGLMFRLTTVMTLVTGTMFLMWLGEQITERGLGNGISIIIFAGIAAGLPNALGGLFELVRTGAMHPLTAIVICILVVVVTGFVVFVERGQRKILVNYAKRQVGNKIYGGQSSHLPLKLNMSGVIPPIFASSIILFPATAAGWFGASEGMTWLKDIAATLSPGQPIYVLLYAAAIVFFCFFYTALVFNSKETAENLKKSGAFVPGYRPGEQTARYIDKILVRLTLIGSAYVTLVCLMPEFLILKWNVPFYFGGTSLLIIVVVTMDFMAQVQAYLMSHQYESLLKKANFKGTGLPLR, encoded by the coding sequence GTGGCCACACCCAGCAATCAAGCCGTCGCGCTCGGAAAATCCGGCAAATACGGCGACCTATGGCGCAGACTGTGGTTTTTGCTGGGCGCTCTCGTCGTGTACAGGATCGGTGCGCATATCCCGGTTCCCGGCATAGATCCGGTCAGGTTGGCGGAGCTCTTCAATTCCCAGCAAGGTGGAATCCTCGGTGTTTTCAACCTTTTTTCTGGTGGGGCTCTTTCCCGGTTCACGATTTTCGCGCTGGGGATCATGCCTTATATTTCGTCATCCATCATCATGCAGCTGATGACGATCGCCATTCCTTCCCTCGAACAATTGAAGAAGGAAGGCGAGGCGGGGCGTCGTAAGATCACCCAATACACACGCTATGGTACGGTCGCGCTCGCTCTATTCCAAGGTATCGGTATTGCTATTGCTTTGGAGTCGCAACAAGGTCTGGTGCTCGAGCCAGGTCTGATGTTTCGTCTGACTACAGTGATGACGCTGGTCACCGGAACGATGTTCCTCATGTGGCTTGGAGAGCAGATCACCGAACGCGGTTTGGGGAACGGTATTTCGATCATCATTTTCGCCGGTATCGCTGCTGGTCTGCCGAATGCGCTGGGCGGATTGTTCGAGCTGGTGCGTACGGGTGCCATGCATCCCCTTACAGCCATCGTCATCTGCATTCTGGTGGTGGTGGTTACCGGTTTTGTCGTCTTCGTCGAGCGCGGTCAGCGTAAGATCCTGGTCAATTATGCAAAACGCCAGGTGGGTAACAAGATCTATGGCGGACAAAGTTCCCACTTGCCGCTCAAGTTGAACATGTCCGGCGTCATCCCGCCAATCTTTGCTTCCTCGATCATCCTGTTTCCTGCGACGGCAGCGGGGTGGTTCGGCGCCAGTGAAGGTATGACCTGGTTGAAAGACATTGCTGCGACACTTTCGCCAGGACAGCCAATCTATGTATTGCTCTATGCGGCGGCCATCGTGTTTTTCTGCTTTTTCTATACCGCCTTGGTATTCAACTCGAAGGAAACTGCTGAAAACCTCAAGAAGAGTGGTGCGTTCGTGCCAGGTTATCGACCCGGAGAGCAGACGGCCCGCTACATCGACAAAATCCTAGTGCGTTTGACCCTGATTGGCTCTGCATACGTGACCCTAGTCTGTTTGATGCCGGAATTCCTGATTCTCAAGTGGAACGTGCCGTTCTATTTCGGCGGAACGTCGTTGTTGATCATCGTTGTTGTAACGATGGATTTCATGGCCCAAGTGCAGGCCTACCTGATGTCCCATCAGTACGAAAGCTTGTTAAAGAAAGCCAACTTCAAGGGAACGGGTTTGCCGCTGCGTTGA
- the infA gene encoding translation initiation factor IF-1 yields MAKEDVIEMQGEVLENLPNATFRVKLENGHIVLGHISGKMRMHYIRILPGDKVTVQLTPYDFNKARIVFRAK; encoded by the coding sequence ATGGCAAAGGAAGACGTTATCGAAATGCAGGGTGAGGTTCTGGAGAACCTGCCGAACGCAACGTTTCGCGTCAAGCTGGAGAATGGGCATATTGTTCTGGGGCACATCTCCGGGAAGATGCGCATGCATTACATCCGCATCCTTCCGGGTGACAAGGTGACGGTACAGTTGACCCCTTACGATTTCAACAAGGCGCGCATCGTATTCCGGGCTAAATGA
- the rpmJ gene encoding 50S ribosomal protein L36, whose amino-acid sequence MRVQASVKRICRKCKIVRRHNVVRVICTDPRHKQRQG is encoded by the coding sequence ATGAGAGTTCAAGCATCCGTCAAGCGTATCTGCCGCAAGTGCAAGATCGTTCGCCGCCATAACGTGGTGCGCGTCATTTGTACTGATCCGCGCCACAAGCAGCGCCAAGGTTGA
- the rpsM gene encoding 30S ribosomal protein S13, which yields MARIAGVNIPNHQHTEIALTAIYGIGRARAQKICDAAGVARSAKIKDLTETEMDRLREEVAKFTVEGDLRREVTMNIKRLMDLGCYRGIRHRRGLPVRGQRTRTNARTRKGPRKSVAGSKK from the coding sequence ATGGCCCGTATTGCAGGCGTAAATATTCCAAATCACCAGCACACCGAGATTGCGCTGACGGCGATCTATGGCATCGGGCGTGCTCGGGCGCAAAAGATTTGCGATGCGGCCGGGGTGGCCCGCAGCGCGAAGATCAAGGATCTGACCGAAACCGAGATGGACCGGCTGCGCGAAGAGGTTGCTAAATTCACTGTCGAAGGCGACCTGCGGCGTGAAGTGACGATGAACATCAAGCGGTTGATGGACCTCGGTTGTTATCGAGGGATTCGTCATCGCCGTGGATTGCCTGTGCGTGGCCAACGGACGCGCACCAATGCGCGTACGCGTAAAGGCCCGCGCAAGTCGGTTGCTGGTAGCAAGAAATAA
- the rpsK gene encoding 30S ribosomal protein S11, whose product MAKPTIKARKKVKKNVADGIAHVHASFNNTIITITDRQGNALSWATSGGAGFKGSRKSTPFAAQVAAEAAGKAAQECGIKNLEVRIKGPGPGRESAVRALNALGIKINSITDITPIPHNGCRPPKRRRI is encoded by the coding sequence ATGGCCAAACCAACGATCAAAGCACGCAAGAAGGTAAAGAAGAACGTCGCTGACGGAATCGCGCACGTTCATGCTTCCTTCAATAACACGATCATCACTATTACTGACCGTCAGGGCAACGCATTGTCCTGGGCGACTTCCGGTGGAGCGGGATTCAAGGGTTCGCGTAAATCGACCCCATTTGCCGCCCAGGTCGCGGCCGAAGCAGCTGGAAAGGCGGCGCAGGAATGTGGTATCAAGAATCTCGAAGTTCGCATCAAAGGCCCTGGTCCCGGTCGCGAGTCTGCAGTGCGTGCTTTGAATGCCCTTGGCATCAAAATCAATAGCATCACCGATATCACGCCGATTCCTCACAATGGTTGTCGGCCGCCCAAGCGGCGCCGTATCTAA
- the rpsD gene encoding 30S ribosomal protein S4: protein MARNLDPKCRQCRREGEKLFLKGEKCFTDKCSIERRSYAPGQHGQKSGQRLSGYGQQLREKQKIRRIYGVLERQFRKTFTEADRRKGQTGENLLQLLEGRLDSVAYRMGFGISRAEARQIVRHNGVLVNGKRVNIPSYNLRPGDVVQLTDAARAHLRVKAALEAAESRGFPQWVEVDVKAGKGVFKAYPAREDLPPSLKEGLVVELYSR, encoded by the coding sequence GTGGCCCGCAATCTTGATCCAAAATGCCGTCAATGCCGCCGAGAAGGGGAAAAACTCTTCCTCAAGGGCGAAAAGTGTTTCACTGACAAGTGCTCGATCGAGCGACGTTCCTACGCGCCCGGTCAGCATGGTCAAAAGTCTGGGCAGCGTCTTTCGGGCTATGGCCAGCAGTTGCGAGAAAAGCAAAAGATTCGTCGCATCTATGGAGTGCTCGAGCGGCAGTTCCGTAAGACGTTTACCGAGGCCGATCGTCGCAAAGGGCAGACGGGTGAAAACCTGCTGCAGTTGCTCGAAGGACGTCTCGACTCGGTGGCCTATCGGATGGGATTTGGTATCTCCCGTGCCGAAGCGCGACAGATCGTTCGTCACAATGGTGTTCTGGTCAATGGCAAGCGGGTCAATATCCCTTCTTACAATCTGAGGCCTGGTGACGTGGTCCAGCTGACCGATGCCGCCCGCGCACATCTGCGTGTGAAGGCCGCGCTGGAAGCAGCCGAGTCGCGTGGCTTTCCCCAGTGGGTCGAAGTCGATGTCAAGGCCGGCAAAGGCGTGTTCAAGGCTTATCCTGCGCGTGAAGATCTGCCGCCTTCGCTCAAGGAAGGTCTGGTCGTCGAACTGTACTCGCGCTAA
- a CDS encoding DNA-directed RNA polymerase subunit alpha, translating into MQFQALLKPRIIDVQALSPVHARVVMEPFERGFGHTLGNALRRILLSSMPGAAPTEISIDGVLHEYSTLEGVREDVVDIMLNLKGVVMRLHNRGEATLTLAKQSDGNETVVTAADIEAHHDIEIINPDHVIAHLAPGGKLNMQIKVEAGRGYVPANARASSKENKTIGRILMDASFSPVRRVSYQVEAARVEQRTDLDKLVIDIETNGAIDPEEAIRHAAGILLDQLSVFADLEGTPVSIETPKQSAVDPILLQPVDDLELTVRSANCLKAENIYYIGDLIQRTETELLKTPNLGRKSLNEIKEVLASRGLSLGMKLENWPPPGLAKMG; encoded by the coding sequence ATGCAATTTCAAGCGCTATTGAAGCCCCGCATCATCGATGTTCAGGCCTTGTCCCCCGTTCATGCCCGTGTCGTCATGGAGCCTTTCGAGCGGGGCTTCGGCCACACCTTGGGAAATGCCTTGCGCCGCATCCTGCTTTCATCGATGCCGGGTGCAGCACCCACCGAGATTTCCATTGATGGCGTGTTGCACGAGTATTCGACTCTGGAGGGCGTGCGCGAGGATGTCGTCGATATCATGCTCAACTTGAAGGGCGTGGTGATGCGTCTGCACAATCGCGGTGAGGCCACGCTGACCCTCGCCAAGCAAAGCGATGGCAATGAGACAGTTGTGACTGCTGCGGACATCGAGGCTCATCACGATATCGAAATCATCAATCCGGATCACGTGATCGCCCATCTCGCACCCGGTGGCAAGTTGAACATGCAAATCAAGGTCGAGGCCGGCCGCGGTTATGTGCCTGCCAACGCGCGTGCTTCCAGCAAAGAGAACAAGACGATCGGCCGCATCCTCATGGATGCCTCGTTTAGCCCCGTGCGCCGCGTCAGCTACCAGGTCGAGGCAGCACGTGTCGAACAGCGTACCGACTTGGACAAGCTGGTGATCGATATCGAGACCAATGGTGCGATCGATCCCGAAGAAGCGATCCGCCATGCTGCTGGAATCCTGCTGGATCAGCTTTCGGTGTTCGCCGACCTGGAAGGGACTCCGGTTTCCATCGAAACGCCAAAGCAATCCGCCGTCGATCCGATCCTGCTGCAACCCGTGGACGATCTGGAATTGACGGTACGATCGGCAAACTGCCTTAAGGCGGAAAATATCTACTATATCGGCGACCTGATCCAGCGGACCGAAACGGAGCTTCTGAAGACCCCCAATCTAGGGCGCAAATCGCTCAACGAAATCAAGGAGGTTCTTGCCTCGCGTGGCCTGTCTTTGGGCATGAAGCTCGAAAATTGGCCCCCCCCCGGACTGGCCAAGATGGGTTGA
- the rplQ gene encoding 50S ribosomal protein L17, which translates to MRHGNGLRKLNRTSSHRQAMLRNMAVALLRHEAIKTTLPKAKELRRVVEPLITLGKKPSLANRRLAFDRLRDRQIVVKIFDELGPRYAGRNGGYLRILKMGFRVGDNAPMAYVELLDRPEQPTEEAQTVEE; encoded by the coding sequence ATGCGTCACGGAAATGGCCTGCGGAAACTGAACCGCACTTCTTCGCATCGTCAGGCGATGCTGCGCAACATGGCGGTGGCCTTGTTGCGACACGAGGCGATCAAGACCACCCTTCCCAAAGCGAAGGAATTGCGTCGCGTGGTCGAACCGCTCATTACGCTCGGCAAAAAGCCCTCGCTCGCCAATCGTCGCTTGGCCTTCGACCGCTTGCGCGATCGCCAGATCGTCGTCAAGATCTTCGACGAGCTCGGGCCACGTTATGCCGGCCGCAACGGCGGCTATCTGCGCATCCTGAAGATGGGTTTTCGTGTCGGCGACAATGCGCCGATGGCCTATGTCGAACTGCTCGATCGCCCAGAGCAGCCTACCGAGGAAGCGCAAACCGTCGAGGAATGA
- a CDS encoding Smr/MutS family protein encodes MDESLSDHDRLALALEGGDEPVYLKSGMSPKVLKDLRRGRWVIQAELDLHGMNRDEARHQVALFLAECQTHRHRCVRIVHGKGLGSPGRVPVLKRLVLGWLAQRKEVLAYCQARTTDGGAGALIVLLTA; translated from the coding sequence TTGGACGAATCCCTTTCCGATCATGATCGCCTGGCGTTGGCTCTCGAAGGCGGTGACGAGCCGGTTTATCTCAAGTCAGGAATGTCGCCGAAGGTGCTCAAAGATTTGCGCCGCGGTCGATGGGTAATACAGGCGGAGCTCGATCTGCATGGCATGAATCGTGACGAAGCACGTCATCAGGTAGCCCTGTTTCTTGCCGAATGCCAAACTCACCGCCATCGCTGCGTGCGCATCGTGCATGGCAAGGGGCTCGGCTCCCCTGGGCGGGTGCCCGTGCTCAAACGTCTTGTGCTCGGCTGGCTGGCACAGCGGAAGGAAGTGCTCGCCTATTGCCAGGCGCGCACCACCGACGGTGGCGCTGGCGCTCTGATCGTGCTACTGACCGCCTGA